From Brassica rapa cultivar Chiifu-401-42 chromosome A06, CAAS_Brap_v3.01, whole genome shotgun sequence:
CTACTAAAAATCAatgcaagaaaacaaaaacaaatatctgTGTGTGTGTGCGCATTACCAGTAAAGTGTGCGGAACGCTGTAGGAGCATTTGAAGCAAGTACGATTCTCAAGTGGTGATGGTCTGAATTCCGACACCCCTTGTCCAACCTTTTGATATAACAACAAGACaaaagagcaaaaaaaaaaaaaaatttaagttctCTTATGGCTTGGTCAATTACAAAGGAACAACATAAAACATTCTAACAACCTTGGATACTACTAGGGTAAAGAAATACCTCACCAAATACTGAGGGCAATTGATCCACCAAATTAGTAAATGACTTAAGAGCTTCTTGATCGTTGTTCAGAATCGTTTTCCCAGCGGTATCGAGTAGTGCTTTCAAGACATCACCTGAAAGGTGATAACAAGTCTCTCATCTCAACATGAAATCACATCCTAGAAAGGTTCACTTATCCTTTGCTAAGACTCAACAGGCAAGAAAGACTGAAAACATTGTTTCTACTAATAAATGGGTTAACTGAGAGAAGATCTGCATTAGAGCTTGTAGCGTTTGGTAGCAACACCTGAAGCATTTCGAGCTATTTCATATAATGGAGAAGCTTCCACGACTGGCATCATCTGCTGGATGAGAGGACCAAGCTGCAAAAGCAACATAGGCAATCTAAGATACAAGCACTGCTAGTCTTATTTCTTAAGTGAACACGTGGAGCTTCGACTCTATTGTAGCTCAGGTTATAACAATAAGTAAAGCTTAGAAGACTTATCATAAGGTAACAACCAATGAGTAATATTACCTGCTCAAAATATGGAACTGCCTCTGTGGCTGATTTGTTGTTGAATGAAATGATGGCATTAACCTTTAACAAGAGAGATCACTTTTTCTTCACTTGCTtagttattataaataaagacGAAGCATTTTATTGATATTAGTTCACGAGAAACCAAACCTTTGGTATCTTGTCAGAAAAATAACTTCCGGTCAAAACTTGGAGCAGCGCACCGTTACTGTCAGCATTCAGAGCACATAGCAATCATAAGATTGAGAAACAAAACATAAGGACGAAGTGAACAGATTTAGCTGAGGAGACAATAAGAGAACCTGTGACCAACAGAGAAAACAGGAAGGTTAGCTAGATCTTGAGGGTTCAAATTGGCATTTGGAACTCCAGATAAGACAATTGCGTCCAAGCAGGAGTTGAACCTCTGGTAAACCTGCTTGGCAGCTTGTTCATGATCAAAAGTGACGTTGTATGGCACAGATACAATCAAATACCCTTCTTTAGCCAGTAGCTCCTTGAGGTAACTAGAGATCACAAAATAACATCTTCCAGTTTTCTCAAGATATCTAAACCAATAAATCCATCCATCAAGGCataaaggacaaaagaacctGTAGGTGAGTTCAGGGACAGCTCCGACGAAGGCGCCTCCCAAGAACTTGATAATGGCACGCGGTTTCTTAAAAATGGGGGGAGGAGGAATTACGAGACAAGAGTCGAGCCTCGTGTAAATCTTAGTGCTACTTGCGGTGACGGTGAGAGACGCTGCTCGAGCTCGTCTGCAAAAGAGAGTGGCGGGGATCACTTTGGTACCCATGAAACTAGATGTCGCTAAGGTAAACTCCATTCTCTTGTGGAGAAAAAACAACAAACGTGTTCCTAGTAACTCACTCACTCGGGAACTGGAACAATTAAGAAATATATCTATCTATAATCCTactatcccctatatattatttgagaagcattacaacattattTTGTAGCCACTTGTCATCACTAaaattaggggtgggcactttacccgatatccgaagtggcacccgaacccgatccgaaaaaaccgaaccgaaatccgaaccgaagtagcaaaatatccgaacgggtattgaataaggagagattggatacccgaacccgaac
This genomic window contains:
- the LOC103848032 gene encoding uncharacterized protein LOC103848032 codes for the protein MEFTLATSSFMGTKVIPATLFCRRARAASLTVTASSTKIYTRLDSCLVIPPPPIFKKPRAIIKFLGGAFVGAVPELTYSYLKELLAKEGYLIVSVPYNVTFDHEQAAKQVYQRFNSCLDAIVLSGVPNANLNPQDLANLPVFSVGHSNGALLQVLTGSYFSDKIPKVNAIISFNNKSATEAVPYFEQLGPLIQQMMPVVEASPLYEIARNASGDVLKALLDTAGKTILNNDQEALKSFTNLVDQLPSVFGEVGQGVSEFRPSPLENRTCFKCSYSVPHTLLVQFNSDAIDETDLLEETLRPRIESFGGTLEKVRLNGNHLTPCIQDPKWQIGSVYTPADAVAQALKTIPLRDTRVLSRTIVDWFTRFEN